Genomic DNA from Oncorhynchus clarkii lewisi isolate Uvic-CL-2024 chromosome 28, UVic_Ocla_1.0, whole genome shotgun sequence:
TCTGGATGCGTTCCCTCTGCTCAAAcagcctcttctcctccttctcctcctccagcctCTGGCTCTCTCGCTCCTCCGCCTCCTTCTTCCGCTTCTCTTCAATCTAGGCAGCAGGACAGACAACCAGGGTAATCACTGTGTGTACGTGTATCCAATCACATACCTTAGCTGACTAAGGTAAACCAAACCATCAATGCGCATCCGTACAACATTGTTATTTAAGCTCCGCAATAAGCTTTTTTACGTGACTTAGTGAATTTCAGCTGATGATGTGAAAATACTATTTTAGCCACACAGTGCCGAGGCGGGACATCCAGTACCTGTTGTTTGAGGTAAGCCTTGTGCTTGTCCTGTTCGTGGACTTGCTGTGGTGTGGGCCGGTTACCAAAAACACTGGCTCTGGCAAACAAAGGAGCCTGAACAAAACCTGTTGACAGAAACCCACCAGAGAAAATAACATGTTAGCTGAGCCTGACACAGCGAGCTGGACAGGTTGTCAGGGTGCCACTACCACTTTGGGTTGTGTCCTAAATGgctaatagggctctggtcggaAGTAGTGAACTATGTACGGAATAGAatgacatttgggacacacccttcctctctgtcctgttgcATATGCCTTATAGAGAATCACATCAATGTGAAAGCCCCTGTATCTACCTGAGACTCTGTGGGTGGAGGGAGGTCTGGTGTCCTCCTCTCGGAGTACTGTCATGGTGGCTGTCGCCATCTTCTGCCATGTCTCAGGGTTGATGTAGGCCTCCTCATTATGCTTGTGCATCTGGTGCAGATCGGCTGGTGACAATTCACATGATTATGATTAGTAATAATCTTTACGAAGGTTTTAAATATGACACATTCTTCCCTCTGCGCTCAGTCTCCAAACGTATGTCTACTGAAAGGTGAGAAAACACAGAGAATATGTGGACCAtagtgtggagggagagaagtcGCAGAGGGAACGTACTGATGAGGTTGCCCCTGCTGTCTCTGAGGGgtgctcctcctccccctctcccccagggGTCGTGGTTCTTCATGTCGGCCTCCAGCTTGGCCTCGTacctatccctctcctccctgtccagcCTCCGCCGCTCCTGTCTATCCTGGATCTGCAGTCAGGTTTGGATGGAACACTTTCATTAGAATACCAATTATCCAAAAATGAAGTTCCCCTCACAGGACAAATAAAGTTATTCAATTCTGTACAACCCAGATGTGCTTTTGTCTTCACTGGTCATGTAAAGAGGACAATAGAGAAGAGTGCAATGGTATATTGATAGGCATAGCTATTGGTAAATTGCTGTGAGAATGTCTGAGGGAATGGGTTCAGAAAAACAAAAAATCTGATTCTACAACACATCTACATGTAACTGTCAAAATAAACATCTTAATAGGGGGTTGGGCCACCACAacccagaacagcttcaatgaaccttggcatagattctactagtttctggaactctattggagggatgcgactccattcttccatgagaaaatccatcatttggtgttttgttgatggtggtgggaaACGCGTTGTCTCAGGCAGCGCTCCAAAATCTCCTATAAGcattcaattgggttgagatctggtgacagatggccatggcatatggtttatatCATTCtaatgctcatcaaaccattcagtgaccactagTGCCCTGTGGATGGTGGCGGGgtcatagccatggtagccaaaataatggcctgacCAACATTTTTATTCATGATGGAATGTGAATTGCTTAATTACCCCAGAACCACACCTATGTAGAAGCACCTGCTTTAAACAtgctttgtatccctcatttactcatgtGCATGAATTATTATGGCAGGACTTACATGTTACCTGGCAAAAAAGCTGACTGCTCCCTTTCCTGGTGTCTCCCTGCCGAAATAACACACTGTGACGAAATGCATGCAAGCATTGAGGAGAAAGACACTGCTGCCTTGCACAATCACATTCAAAATGTACCTGTTGTCTCAGTGCCTCCTTGTAACTTAACACACACTGTTTAGATGGCTTGATCTGCTCGGCGGGAAATCCTCCAATCCCTGAACCCATGATAGCAGCGTCACTGGCAGGTCTGCTGAAAGATTAAATATTTACGCATGTGTTCACTACTATGAAATACGTCTATGTAACAATTTGAAATGATCAATATTATGCAAAAAGGTATGGCAAACGGGAGGTACACAATTGATGCGGTTTGTCACATTTCACGCATTGATGCAATTCAATCTATCACTGAGAAAGATGTTCCGATTgtcagaggagaagggagagagagagagaggacagttatTGGGAGAAAGATGGCAGatgtaagggaggagggagagctcAGAGCTGTCCAGAGCAGACCAGTGCAGGCTGCAGTCTTCACTCAGCAGGGAGGgaacaacagtcctgtctgtccagACGGCCAGTGAGCATGACCTTCTCAGAAGTCCAACACAGGGCACAAATAAGGTATTTTAGAGGTGGTGCCCCCTATTGGTGAATAGAGAATACTACTCACCATCTGAAgagactagcatcctgtccagggggtaattgtacatcaagctgcctcatgctacagaaacaggagataggctcctgccctatgggccaCTTTGGCTCAGCCAAGGCGTACTTACTGAAGAGTGGATTTTGAAGGGAAGAGACAGGATAAGATGACTAGTAAGGTACTTACTGTGGAGGGGGCTCTGGATGGCTGCTCCCACTGTGCTTACTGGGAGGGCTGTGCTGTGTCTGGCTGGGGTGAGGCCCTGGAGGAGGGAGGCTCAGGTAGGACACAGGCTGCCCCCCTCCTGTCAGCAGGATCTGACCATCTAACATAGAACCACCAAACACTAATGAACATACTTTCAGTCAAACCAATGTACACCTCTTTCTAAGTGTATAGCAACATGACACGGGCTCATTTCCTAGCTAACACACATGAAATATGTAACCCAATAAATATTATATAATACCACAAAACACAAATTAGGCTAGATCATAGAACATACGCTTTCACTCCAATCAATCTATTTTTTTTACTAGTATTTAACCATTTGAATCTACTGATGTAGCTTGAATATTTAACTTAGACTGGTGGTGCTTACAGTTGGCCGGGTTAGGGTCCAGTGGATTCCTTGCTCCATGGTAGAGGTAGACCTTGTCATAGGGACTTCTATGTGCATCTGCCAATGTGGATGGTGGATGAGGAAGGAAACCTGGAATCCTGAAACAGAAATTCTAAATCATACAGCAATGTTTAATTTTGTCAAACAATCTAGTGAATGTATCAGATTGAATAGATGAGgggtgtatcccaaatggcaccctatttcctatatagtgcaccacttttgaccagagccctgggtgccatttaggatgcagatgAGGATTACTGCTTCTTCGCTACCTGGGGGTGTCCATGTTCCTGTGAATGGCCTGGCTGTAAGGGGAGATGCCTCTACTGCTGAGGCCCAAGGCATGGCTGTACTCCAGCAGGGGGGACTGGAAGGCCACGCGGGGCTGCTCAGGGGGAAGCCTCTCTCGGCTCTCCTCACTGGGTCTCCCATTTAACTCATCACCTGGTACGTCCACACCTTGGCCTGGTGGGTAAAAGCTGTCATTTCTCTTTCTGGCATGGTCGCCACCATTCACTGCCCCAAGCGGTTTGATCCAATCTGCCTGTTTCTCCGGGTCAGTCGACCCTGTCACACCAACTCTGAGCTCCAAATCCTTCTCTCTAATAAGACAAAGAGCAGACTGTTCATGAGGTTCTCCCCACTAGTAAGCAGCAGTAATTCGGATCTTGTCCAATTGTTAGGCAAAAGATCTGATCaaaattggtcaaaagaccaattagtggcaaaagatcagaatttggctgcctgtgtaaacgcagccttatAAACAAATCGACCTCATGACTACAATGCTGCTAAAATTAGTCTATGTAGGCCCTGTAGCTCATCTCACTAAGATGGATAATGTAAGGCTTTATTCATCACATACAGCAGGATCAGACAAACATGAACAACCACCTTTTCTTATTCCTCTGCTGTTCAGctatctgctcctgcagctcctgcctgtacctctccttccttctctgcAAGGCAGCATCTGCATCTGTAGCCCCTGTCAGACATGCCATATCACCACATTTTAGGAGAAATATCAACAAATTATCTAATGTAGTTAACCTTAGTTAAGAAAAATCTGAACAGAATTGGTCTTACCAATCATTAGTCCGGTAGCAAACTCGGGCTCGTCCTTCTTGGTAGAGGATCTGGATCTTCCATTGGGTTTCATCCCTGCTGGTACCTGCAGCCTGGTAGATAGGACGTCAATAAGCACTCACAGTACACTTACACTTTACAGATAGAAAAATACTGAGCGATAAGTGTCTGTGTTTTAGTGAAAGTGTGTTTTTTTGGTCTGATTCTAGGCTGGTTTGGGGATTTCATATGATTTTATTGTATGAGAGGATTCTAAATCTCTACGAATAGCTGGCACAAGAAGCTTGAACAAGCCATGATCCAGGCACAACAGATGACAGTATGACATCAGCCCCATTTCATTTGTACTTTTCCTCCCAATGTCCCTGACAATGGAAAATTAAAACTTTAATCCAGATTAAATATTTCTGCAGTTGTTCACAGAaatgtacattactgtacagAAAATGCACTGCGTTAAAAATCCACAACAAAAAGAGAGCCATGACAATACAATCGTGTTCACTTGTACCAAATTGGCATTACCACAATCATTTAGAAATGTATGTTATTCAATACGAATAGTTTGACGTACTTGGCTTTGGGGGTTAGAGATGATGTCCCCCAGCGTGCCTCTAAGTAATCCTCATCGGGAACAACAGACCCGTTAGTCTCCTTCCTGTCTGCATAATGACGCGTCTCTGTGTAGTCGTCAGGCAGCTCAACTCTCCTGTCCCTGAGCCTTGATATGTCCCTGCGCAAAAGAGGAAGGTTAACAATACTTTTTCAAACATAGACCTAGAGTCAAGCATTTAGCGAAGACCATTTCAGCAGAGACAATTAACCCATCACATAGCTAACATCTGAATCCATTACAGGTAAGTACAACATCATGCTTTGTATCACAAAGGGAGTGTTTTAAGAACACCTGAAGTCCGTTTTGTAGTGTCTTCTTAGccgcctcctctcttctcctctctcagaCCCCGTCTGTCTGagcctcctcctctccataaGATCCAGATCTTCCTCTGTGAGGTCCTCCTCAGAGTCATAGTCCACTCTCACCAGCCTGGCCTTCTCTCTAGGAAGGAGCAGCTCATTCTCAGGCCTCAGGCCCTCCTTCCCACTGCCCTCAACCAGGAAGTGTCCTCCCCTGTGCAGCCCCCTCTTGCCTTCAGTCAGCGTGGCTGTCTCTCTCCTAGAGGGGACCCTCTTAGGGTGCATCGGGGGTCTGGGGCTGCAGTGAACATCAGGGAGGTTTGGAGGAGCTCTGAGAAAGGCAATCTGCTCCTGTATGTATGAGGGGGAAAGGACAAGTTTAAGATCAACTTCTGGTTCCAAGCACCCTTTTTACGTTTTTTTACAGAAGAAGATTTGAGCAAATTCTCTTAATTTACTGAGACCTGTTTTACCAGCCCCTTTGTAATAATATACACTCAGTATACCAAACATGATATTGAGTTGCGCAGCTCCCCTCTTGccttggactctacaaggtgttgaaagcgttctacagggatgctagcccatgttgactccaatgcttcccacagttgtgtcaagttggctggatgtccattgggtagtggaccattcttgaaacacatgggaaactgttgagcttgaaaaacccagcagcgttgcagttcttgacacaaaccggtgcacctggcctagcacctgttcaaaggcacttaatttTTTtggcttgcccattcaccctctgaatggcacacatacacaatccatgtctcaatggtctcgaggcttaaaaatccttatttaacctatCTTCACCCCTTCAtgaactccctgttcactcatgactgcacggccaagcacaactccaacactatcattaagtttgctgatgacaacagtgataggcctgatcaccgacaacgatgagacagcctatagggagggggtcagagacctggcagtgtggtgccaggacgacaacctctccctcaacgtgatcacgACAAAGGGGATGATTGTGGATTActggaaaaggagggccgagcacgtccccattctaaTCGCCGGGGCTGTagcggagcaggttgagagcttcaagttccttggtgtccacatcaccaatcaactaacatggtccaagcacatcaagacagttgtgaagagggcacgacaaaacctattcccctcaggagactgaaaagatttggcatgggtcctcagatcctcaaaaggttttacagctgcaccatcgagagcatcctgatgggttgcatcactgcctggtatggcaactgctcagcgcCAACCGAAAGGCACAATAGaggggtagtgagtacggcccagtacatcaccggggccaagcttcctgccatccaggacctctataccaggcggtggccctaaaaaaattgtcaaagactccagccaccctagtcatagactgttctctctgctaccgcatggcaagagttaccggagcgccaagtataGGTCCCaggggcttctaaacagcttctactcccaagtcataagactcctgaacagctaatcaaatggctaagcagactatttgcaccctccccccccacacacactgttgctacactgttattatctatgtatagtcactttaataaccctacctgcatgtacataattacctcaattacttcaACACCGGTGccgcccccgcacattgactctgaaccggtaccccctgtatatagccccgctattgttatttactgctgctctgctccttaattattagtttttcttatctcttactttttaggtgttttcttaaaactgcattgttggttaagggcttgtaagtaagcatttcactgtaacacctgttgtatttggcgcatgtgacataaaATTTGATTcgattcatctacactgattgaaatggatttaacaagtgacatcaataagggatcatagctttcacatggattcacctggccagtctgtcatggaaatcaaatcaaatgttatttgtcacatgcactgaatacaacaggtattcgaccttaccgtgaaatagtaacaagcccttaaccaacaatgcagttaagaaaatatttacaaaataaagttaaaaataaataaaagttatatacagggggtacaggttagtcaaggtaatttgttcATGTAGGTAAGGggaaagtgactgcatagataattaacagcaAGTACcagcaatgtaaaaaataaagggggggggggggggggggggggtgccaatgcaaatagtctgggtggccatttgattaattgttcagcagtcttatggcctggGAGTAgatgctgttaaggagccttttggacctagacttggcgctcttctaccgcttgccgtgctgtagcagaaagaacagtctatgacttgggtgactggaccttcctctgaccgccgagtatacaggtcctggatggcaggaagcttggcgccagtgatgtattgggccgtatgTACTACCCTCTGTACGCCTTGCGatcggatgctgagcagttgccatccCAGGTGGTaatgcaaccaatcaggatgctctcgatggtgcaggtgtagaactttttgaggatctgtggacccatgccaaagctttttagtctcctgagggggaaaagccGTTGTCGTGCCgccttcacgactgtcttgtttGGAtcgtgatagtttgttggtgatgtggacaccaaggaacttaaaactctcgaTGTGAATGGGTGTGTTCggccttccttttcctgtagtccacaatcatctcctttgtcttgctcacgttgagagAGTGGTTGTTGTTTTGTATACTAAGTGTATATATAGATTTGGCTATTTGGAATGAACTAAGAGGCCTCAGTTGACAGAGCTTGATATAAAAATAGGCTACACATAGCACTTCTTAGGTTACCTTAGCAGCTCTCCTCTCACCAAGGGGAAGGGGTGGGCCTGGTTCAGCAGCATTCACATTTTTCTTCTATAATTAAGGGCCAAATTGGCCAAATCAGCCCAAAGCAGAGATcattgtttaaaaatatatacatttggtAGAAGACTGCACTGACTCCTTGCACTCGTTCCATTCCAGTGCTCTTGTTTATCACACACAAGTAAATATTATGGCCCATGTATGTATGTTGACAGGTTACACATTTGTAAGTAACAACTATATAACTTTTGGCATTGGTAATATTATTACCTGAGCCATGAAGTGTCTGTAGTCCAGACGGAGCTCTTGATGTAACTTCTGTTTCTTCCTCTCATAGTCTCTACCCAAAGGTAAACTTAGACAACAACTCTCCTCTGAAAAACAGAATGGTATACATGAAATAAAAGACTTCCCATTGGTCAGGATCTAGATCTACCACAAAGTATCTTACAAATTGGGTTCATAACTTTATGAAAACCTGCTTttcccatgacagactgaccgagtgaatccaggtgaaaactatgatcccttattgtcacttgttaaatccacttcaattagtgtgGCTGAAGGTGAGGAGGCAGgtcaaagaaggatttttaagccttgagacatttgagacatggatttgtatgtgtgccattcagagggtgaatggccaaGACAAAAATAGTTAAGTggctttgaatggggtatggtagtaggtgccaggtgcaccggtttgtgtcaataactgcaaccctgcctgttttttttattctcaacagtttcctgtgtctatcaagaatggtctactacccaaaggacatccagccaacttgacacaactgtgggaagcattggagtcaacatgggccagcttccctgtggaatgcttgacaccttgtagagtccatggcccGACAAATCAAGGCTGGTCTGAGCACAAAAGGAGGGGGTGGGggaatgcaactcaatattaggaggtgttcttaatgttttgtacactcagtgtatactgtacCTTTCCCTTGTGCCGTGAACAACTTAAATTGAGGGATATTTTCCTTGAGTGTGTGGTCATAGGTCTTGTGATCTTTTGTCTGTTGATCCAGCCACAGGTCAGAAAATTGCAATAATTTGCTCAGCTGTCACCAAACATAAAGTAGCATGCATTTCACCCATGTCCAAGTGAAtcattccacctcaaaaagcacaagaaagaggtTTGAcaccaccatctcagattgttctgaaaaaATGTCTGTCAACAGAAAAATATAAGTTTAGCATTCCTACAACATTAATTTATTGAAATATAAATGAATATCTGctaaattaagctaattgattgcacccaaattgtcAATTTATAGGTGCTATATTTAACGTTATTTGAATCCTAACATCTGATGAGTTAGACATGAgaaattcacacaaaaaaaaagaaatccaAAAAAAAtggtccccccaaaaaatgtctcGCCTATTCAAAGAAATTGGTTATTGAAGTTGTTGGGTTTATGTCCCATCCTAAATCCTGATCTGACCAATAGGTGGTGCTGTTCCTGCTATTAggtgattagattttttttttaagaatccCCCATCATtataaagggatagttcacccaattAAAAAAGTACACATTGGTTTTCTTAccttgtaagcagtctatggaccaGAGGGCTATCCTCCGAAGCAAGTTTGAGCAGTTCGAGAGGTAACTTTGATCAACTGAGTTCAACTCTGTATAACCGGTAAAAAGAAAGGGGCACACCTTTTAGCAaggtacatttct
This window encodes:
- the LOC139387411 gene encoding LOW QUALITY PROTEIN: centrosome and spindle pole-associated protein 1-like (The sequence of the model RefSeq protein was modified relative to this genomic sequence to represent the inferred CDS: inserted 2 bases in 1 codon), translated to MDNELKKFIQQQKARVEDTKXPPYLEIRTKDHKTYDHTLKENIPQFKLFTAQGKEESCCLSLPLGRDYERKKQKLHQELRLDYRHFMAQEQIAFLRAPPNLPDVHCSPRPPMHPKRVPSRRETATLTEGKRGLHRGGHFLVEGSGKEGLRPENELLLPREKARLVRVDYDSEEDLTEEDLDLMERRRLRQTGSERGEERRRLRRHYKTDFRDISRLRDRRVELPDDYTETRHYADRKETNGSVVPDEDYLEARWGTSSLTPKAKLQVPAGMKPNGRSRSSTKKDEPEFATGLMIGATDADAALQRRKERYRQELQEQIAEQQRNKKREKDLELRVGVTGSTDPEKQADWIKPLGAVNGGDHARKRNDSFYPPGQGVDVPGDELNGRPSEESRERLPPEQPRVAFQSPLLEYSHALGLSSRGISPYSQAIHRNMDTPRIPGFLPHPPSTLADAHRSPYDKVYLYHGARNPLDPNPANYGQILLTGGGQPVSYLSLPPPGPHPSQTQHSPPSKHSGSSHPEPPPQPASDAAIMGSGIGGFPAEQIKPSKQCVLSYKEALRQQIQDRQERRRLDREERDRYEAKLEADMKNHDPWGRGGGGAPLRDSRGNLITDLHQMHKHNEEAYINPETWQKMATATMTVLREEDTRPPSTHRVSGFVQAPLFARASVFGNRPTPQQVHEQDKHKAYLKQQIEEKRKKEAEERESQRLEEEKEEKRLFEQRERIQREYEEEQDRKKRKEMEQKDKNEQLIRLAEERKKEVERKKKEAEEKENSALRKQYEKERQARLEEVPREPSPPIPTLRKRYQAPQYTPRPPSMDSRRSTAVSLSEHSLSGLQSPPVPARWNQLRAAEDQRGVISELSVLRRQLRSEQKRLEVQLLQSEWEELGSPMSDRLRDRPQVDVFDMARLRLQAPVRRPSSRNTEPNSLHRIHDSLQLRYRDVDSREEEGHGYCEPPRDRAGQRVDIQRRAGYRVQQRRINSLREPVDDPMRETFPVPPTPEQKPQLSARERRRLAKRADLHNERVCSREPVDQPENYSHQSETSLNTEQHGRGHNHHRTKRLPAMSRGTDLSSDEDASPQVSPRAPEPRGSVDMVAMEPWIRPGTSETLKRLMTGQTPQGERLISRESAVQDWERPSTHHS